The genomic segment tctagccttagcacgctcgtattccctctattaaagggaacattgaaagtcacgagtGTAAGTCCctgcacccattatgatgcattcctttaggacatacacatttgtatattattattttctttactttttctttctttcgagtctcatgacttgcattattcgtcgcattttcaagtcccatttagatccatgtttttcattttcttttttaaatcaaaaattcattttccaatcaaaaattgaatcaaaagccattttttctaaactcgtcttttatttattcttatttcaaaaaatggggcgcgacatcgGTGTTGGACGAAGCTATGGGGTGTGCATTGGGACAACACGACGAATCGGGGAAGAGGGACCAAGCCATCAATTACCTCAGTAAGAAGTTCACTGCGTATGAGGCCACCTATTCTTTTCTTGAGAAGAGTTGCTGTGATCTAGCTTGGGCCACTCAAAAGTTGAGGCATTACTTGTTCAGTCATACTACTTACCTCATTTCCCGCTCCGACCCTTTGAAATATCTGTTGGGAAAGCCTATGCCGACAGGACGTATGGCAAAATGGCAGATGATTCTTTCAAAATTTGACATTATTTTTACTACGCAAAATGCAATCAAGGGCCAGGCTGTGGCCGACCATTTGGCTGAAAATCCATTGAAAGATGATTATCAACCGCTTCACACTTATTTTCCGGATGAGGAGGCCCTGTTCATGGGTATAGCAGAAGATATGAATGATCAATGCCCGGAGTGGAGGTTGTTCTTTGACGGTGCGTCAAATTCCTTCGGGGCCGGTATTGGAGCTGTTCTAGTATCGCCTGAAGGAAAGCATTACCCTGGTTCGGCCAAACTCCGATTTTTCTGTATTAACAatatggctgaatatgaagcttgcatttttgggttaaaaatggCGTTAGAAATGGAGATTAAGGATTTACTAGTGTTCAGCGATTCAGATTTGCTTGTACATCAGACTCTCAAAGAGTGGATCACTCGGGATTCAAAAATCTTGCCTTATCATTGCAACTTACTGGAGTTAGCAAATAAATTTAGGAGTTTGGAGTTTCGGCATATTCCCCATGTCAAAAATGTCTTTGCCGATGCATTGGCCACTTTATCTTCAATGATTCAACATCCAGATGAGTTGGTAATTGAACCTATCCAGATTCATCTACAAGAAAAACCTGCTCACTGCCTAGTTGTGGAAAAGTCTTCCGATGGCCGTTCCTGGTACAACGATATCaaggaatttctcaaaacaAGGTCCTATCCCCCTGGGGCTAATACAACTGCTAAAAGCTTCTTGCGCAGATTGTCTtccaaaattttcctaaacGGAGAGGTGGTATACAAAAGAACGTCAGATTTGGGCCTTCTAAGGTgtgttgatgaagatgaagcagAATACCTGATGAAAGAAGTACATAGTGGAGTCTGTGGATCACATATGAATGGCCATTTATTAGCAAAGAAGATCATGAGGACCGGATATTTTttgcttactatggagcatgattgtgtaGTTTTTGTTAGGAAATGCATCAAGTGTCAATTGCATGGAGATGTTATGCACACTCCCCCTACAGAATTACACAGTATGACTGCTCCATGGCcatgttcaatgtggggtatggatgtAATCGGAGCAATTGACCCTCCCGCTTCAAATGGGCATCGGTTTATTCTGGTGGCAATTGAATACTTCACCAAGTGGGTCGAAGCCGAATCTTATAAGTATGTGACTAAAAAAGTGGTGACAGACTTTCTAAGGAAGCACATCATTTGTCGTTTTAGAATACCAGAGACAATAATCAttgacaatgccaagaatctcaACAATGATATGGTAGATGGATTGTGTGAACAGTTCAAAA from the Coffea arabica cultivar ET-39 chromosome 11e, Coffea Arabica ET-39 HiFi, whole genome shotgun sequence genome contains:
- the LOC140021211 gene encoding uncharacterized protein, which gives rise to MGCALGQHDESGKRDQAINYLSKKFTAYEATYSFLEKSCCDLAWATQKLRHYLFSHTTYLISRSDPLKYLLGKPMPTGRMAKWQMILSKFDIIFTTQNAIKGQAVADHLAENPLKDDYQPLHTYFPDEEALFMGIAEDMNDQCPEWRLFFDGASNSFGAGIGAVLVSPEGKHYPGSAKLRFFCINNMAEYEACIFGLKMALEMEIKDLLVFSDSDLLVHQTLKEWITRDSKILPYHCNLLELANKFRSLEFRHIPHVKNVFADALATLSSMIQHPDELVIEPIQIHLQEKPAHCLVVEKSSDGRSWYNDIKEFLKTRSYPPGANTTAKSFLRRLSSKIFLNGEVVYKRTSDLGLLRCVDEDEAEYLMKEVHSGVCGSHMNGHLLAKKIMRTGYFLLTMEHDCVVFVRKCIKCQLHGDVMHTPPTELHSMTAPWPCSMWGMDVIGAIDPPASNGHRFILVAIEYFTKWVEAESYKYVTKKVVTDFLRKHIICRFRIPETIIIDNAKNLNNDMVDGLCEQFKIRHQNSFIYRPQMNGAVKAANKNLKKIIRKMIERHRDWHEKLPYALMAYRTAIRTSTGQLPTASCMG